In the genome of Phragmitibacter flavus, the window GCTGGGGGTCGGGGTGGCGTTTACGATGCCGACCTGGCAGGCGTTGTTGGCGGAGTTGGTGGACAAGAAGGATCTGACCGGGGCGCTGACGCTGGGGAGCATTGGGGTGAATAATTCGCGGGCGCTGGGGCCGTTGGTGGCGGGGGTGTTGCTGGCAGCATCGGGTCCGACGGCGGCGTTTGCGTTGAATGCGTTGTCGTTTGTGGGAATCATTGCGGTGTTGTGGAGGTCGAAGTCACCGGTGGTGATGAAGGGGGCGCATGCGGAGCGGATGATGGGGGCGATGGTGACCTCGCTGCGTTTTACGAGGCATTCGCCAGTGATTCAGCGGGTGTTGTTGCGCAATGCGGGATTTGCGTTTTTTGGGATTGCGCCGGTGGCGTTGTTGCCGTTGATCGTGCGGGGACGTGGATTGTCGGCGGGGGATTTCGGGCTGTTGATGGGGGTGTATGGGGTTGGGGGGATCTTGGCGGCGTTTTTGGTGTTGCCGAAGTTGCGGGCGAAGGTTTCGGCGGACGGGATTTTAACGGCTGGGACGGTGTTGTTTGCGTTGCTGGCGGCGGGCCTGAGTCTGGTGGGGAATCGCTGGGGGATGATGGCGATTTTATTGGTGGCGGGTGGGGCCTGGTTGACTTGCATGTCAACGCTGGCGGTGGCGGCGCAGAGTGCGTTTCCGAATTGGGTGCGGGCGAGGAGTTCGGCGATTTTTCTGATTGTGGTGCAGGTATCGCTGGCGGTTGGGGCGGTGGTCTGGGGTCAGGTGACGGCGGGGACGGATGCTGGTTGGGCGCTGCGGGTGGCGGCTTTGGGTTTGTTGCTGACGGGAGGGTTGGGTTGGTGGTTCAAGGTTCGGGTGAGTGGCGCGATGGGATTGAATTTAACGCCTTCTTCGCATTGGGCGGGTCATGAGCTGGCGATGGAGCCATCGGATGGAGAGGGGCCGGTGATGGTGGAGTTGGAGTATGTGGTGAAGGCGGAGGAGGTGGTGAAGTTCCAACGGGCGATGTCGGCGCTGCGGGTGGTGAGGTTGAGGGATGGGGCGTTTCGCTGGTCGCTGTTTCAGGATTTGGATGAGCCAGGTCGATTCAAAGAAGTGTTTTTGGTGGGGACCTGGGGAGAGCATTTGCGTCAGCATGAGCGGGCGACGGCGGATGATCGGGTGATTGAAGAGGCGGTGCTGGCGTTTCATGTGGGGGATGGGGCACCCAAAGCGAGGCATCATTTGATGAAGGAGGTGAGGGCAGTGGTGTTGTGAGATGGGCGGGATTTATTTTATTGATGGGATGCTCGGTGGTGAGTGGGCAGGGATGGGAGTGGTCGTTTTCGGGTCATGCGAGAACGATGGGAGAGAGTTATCGGGGACTGGATTTGGGTTTGGGGGAGATTGAGGATGATGCGTGGGTGCATCAGCGGGTGCAGTTGATGGCGACGGGCGAGTGGGAGGAGCGTTGGCTGATTGCAGCGGAGTTGACCTGGGGAGACATGTGGGGTCGGGAATCGCCGTTGGGCCCGCCGGATCAGGATGAAGGGGATTGGTTGCAGGTTTATGGTCAGAGGACCTGGGAGTTGGGGGGAGAAGACGAGGTGGAGATGCGCGTGGGAAGGCAAACGCTTTATTATGGGTCGGGTCGGTTGCTGGCGTCGAGGGAAGGGGCGAACCAGAGGTTGTCGCATGATGGGGTCAGGGTTTCCTGGCAGCGGGGAGAGGAGATGAGGGTGGATGGTTTTGTCGCGTCGCCGGTGGAGACGGGGCCGGGAGTTTTCGATAATGAATCGCATCAGAAGGAGGTGATGTTTTGGGGTGTTTATGCGGTGATGCCTTCGCCGCTGGATAAGCAAGGTTTCGTGGATGGGTATTACATTGGGTTGCGTGATGAAGGATCGATTTTTGTGGAGGACGGGGGGCGTGAATTGAGGCACACGGTGGGGACGCGCTGGTGGAACGAGGGAGTTCCGTGGGTTTACAACACGGAGCTGATTTTTCAGTTCGGTGAGGCGGGGGGGCGCGAGATTCTGGCTGGCGCGGCAAGTCTCGGCGTGGGATATGTGTTGGAGGATGTGAGGTGGCGGCCAACGCTGATGCTGCGGGCGGATGCGATTTCCGGGGGGGATGACGAGGGAACGTTGCACACGTTTCATCCGCTGTTTCAGGCGAACAATTATTTCAATGAAGGTGGGTTCATTTCGCCGTCGAATCTTTATAATGTGAATCCGGTGCTGACGTTAAAACCGCATGAGAGGGTGACGGTGAGTTTTGGGGTGAATTTTCAGTGGAGGTTCAGTGCGGAAGACGATGTTTATGGGCCGCCGTTGCAGAGGTTGGGAGGTCCGGCACCGGATGGTGAGAGGTATTTGGGGACGGCACTGAACGCGGCGGTGATCTGGCAGGTGCGGGAGAGCGTGGAGCTGGCGCTCGGCTATACCCATCACGAAGCCGGGCGTTCGCTGGTGGCGGTTGGTGGCGATGACGTGGAGTATTTTCAGGCGAGTTTTCGCGTGGCGTTCTGAGGTGAAAAAGCCGCAACTGGCGGTGGTGGCCCGGTGCGATCGGGATTTGGTGCACGAATTGCGGGGATTTTCAGTCCGAGAGGGAGAATTCCCTTGCACTTTTGCCCAAGCTCTTTAACTTCGCGACCCCTATGTCCAAAAACGCAGGCATCGCCAAAACCAGAAAATCCGTTAGCAAACGGTTCAAAATCACGGGCAGTGGTAAAGTCCTCCGTCGTCGGCAGGGCAAGCGCCACTTGCTTCAAAATAAGAACCGCAAACGCAAACGCTCACTGGGCAAAGCCGTTCTCGTGCACGAGACCGACGCTGCAGCAGTCAAGGCCAACATGCCTTGGTCCTGAGTCGTCGTTTGAATTGCACCCGGCCGCAGTCGCGGCCACGACGATCCGGTCTGGCTCTGTAATAGGAGCCTTCGATCAAGTGAGGCCCTTCGTCGAATTTTTAACAACAGCTTGATCTTGAGAGAAAATACATGTCAAGAGCTACCAACGCACCAGCCAGCCGCAAGCGCCGTAAGCGCACGCTCGCCAAAGCCAAAGGATTCCGCGGCTTCCGTTCCAAATTGTTCCGTTACGCCAAGGACGCTGTCCGCAAGGCGATGTCATATGCCTATCGTGACCGCAAGGTTCGCAAGCGTGACTTCCGCAAGTTGTGGATCCAGCGCATCAACTCCGCTGCCCGTGCTGAAGGCTTGAGCTACAGCCGATTTACCGAAGGCCTGAAGGCTGCCGGTATCCAGCTTGACCGCAAAGTCCTTGCCGACCTCGCCGTCACCGATGGAGCAGCCATCAAGGCCCTTATCCAGCAAGCCAAAAACGCTTTGGAAAACAAAGCGAAGTCCAAGGCGGCTGCTTAATCATTTGATCTGCCCGATTCGACCTCGAACCCATTTACCAATTAAGCCGGGGTCTGCACAGGCACCGGCTTTTTTGTGGATCAGCATCAACGCGGCGGAGCGGGCTTGCAAGGCCTGTGATGTTATCGTTGCTCGCGGTTTAGGTGTTTTTGTTTGTTCTTGGTTCCTGGTTCTTTGTTCTTCGTTATTCAGCTTTAGTTTTCTTCCTCATGCTCGACCAACTTTCCGCTCTCCAAATTGAAGCCCTTGCGGCGCTCGCTGACATCCAGGACGAAAGCGCACTGGAGAATTTTCGTGTCGGATACCTTGGCAAAAAAGGCAGTCTGACGGCGCTGAGTGCCGGCATGCGTGAGGTGCCTGCTGATCAAAAAGGCGCGGTGGGGCAGAAGCTCAATGAGGTGCGCACGGCATTGACGGCCGGGATTGAAGAGAAGGTGGCGGCCATGGCGGCGGCGAAGGATGCGGCTTCGGTGGCGGGGATTGATGTGACGCTGCCCGGACTGCCGACACCGAACGGGGCTTTGCATCCGCTGACGCGCATCCGCGATCGGGCGATTCAGACACTGCGTCGCATGGGATTTGCTTTGGCAGATGGACCGGAGATTGAAACGGAGTGGCATTGTTTTGATGCGCTGAACACACCGGCGGATCATCCAGCGCGGAACGAGAAGGACACATTTTATTTGCCGGATGGGCGGTTGATGCGCACGCATACATCGAGTGTGCAGATTCGCACGATGGAATCGATCAAGGCATTGCCGGTGCGCATCATTGCACCGGGGGCGGCGTATCGTCGGGACGAGATTGATGCGACCCATTTAAGCGTGTTCAATCAGTTGGAAGGTTTGTATGTGGGCCGGGACGTGAGTCTGGCAGATCTGAAAGGGACGCTGGAGTATTTCTTCCAGGAGATTTTTGGGCCGCAGACACAGGTGCGTTTTCGTCCGCATTTCTTCCCGTTCACGGAACCGAGTTTTGAGATTGATGTGAAGCTCGAGGTCAAAGGTCAGGCACCGAAATGGATTGAGATCGCCGGTTGCGGGATGGTGGATCCGGCGGTGTTCGAGGCGGTGAGCAAGAGCCGTGGAGACAATCTGTTTGATCCGGATTTGGTCACGGGTTTTGCTTTTGGCATGGGGCTGGACCGGCTGGCGATGATCCTGCATGGGATCACGGACATTCGTCATTTGATTGAGAATGACGTGCGGTTCCTCGGGCAGTTTTAGTCTCTATTCCTCCATCGCATCTGCCAAAACCATGGGCACCCTTGAATCAAAACTGGTGACTCGATAATTTTAATTTTTTTATTCTGATGAAGACTTCTCTTAAGTGGCTCAATGCCCATCTTGATCTTGGTTCCCACAGTATTGATGAACTGAGGGACATGCTGACGTTTGCGGGGATTGAAGTGGAGGGGATCGAGCAGAGCGGGGTGGAATCGGACAAGATTGTGGTGGCGCAGATCGTCTCTTTTGAGCAGCATCCCAATGCGGATCGGTTGAGTGTTTGTCAGGTGGATGATGGCAGCGGCAAGGCGCGGCAGATTGTGTGTGGCGCGAAGAATTTCAAGGCAGGGGACAAGGTGCCACTGGCGTTGCCGGGTGCGGTTTTGCCGGGCGGGATTGAGATCAAGGAAGGGAAGCTGCGCGAGTTGCTTTCGCAGGGGATGTTGTGCAGTGCGAAGGAGCTTGGCGTGGGGGAAGACCAAGGGGGATTGTGGATTCTTGAGGCGGGATTGAAGGTGGGAACGCCGATGAAGGAGTTGGTGGCTTCGGATGTGATCTTTGATCTGGAGGTGACGCCGAACCGGCCGGATTTGTTGAGTCATACCGGACTGGCGCGCGAGTTGGCGGCGTTGACGGGGAAGACGCTGGTTCAGAGCGATGAGATGGTGCTGCCGGTGACGGAGAAGGCTGGCGTGGCGGAGATTCACCTCGCGGAGCCGACGCTTTGTCCGTTCTACACGTTGCGCCGGATCGAAGGCGTGAAGGTGGGGCCGAGTCCAGAGTGGTTGCAGAGCCGCTTGAAGAGCATTGGGCTGCGTCCGATTAACAACATCGTGGACATCACCAATTATGTGTTGTTCGAAGTGGGTCAGCCGCTGCATGCGTTCGATGCCGCGAAGCTGGTGGTGCCGGTGACGATTCGCAAAGCGACGGAAGGGGAGAAGCTGGTGGCTTTGGATGGCAATGAGCATGCGCTTTTGCCGGAGGATTTGGTGATTGCTGACAACGGCAAGGCGCTGGCGATTGCCGGGGTGATGGGGGGTGAGGAGAGTGGGGTGACGGAGGGCACGACGGACATTTTGCTGGAGGCGGCTTATTTCAATCCATCTTCGGTGCGTCGCACGGCGCGCCGTCTGGTGTTGAGCACGGATTCGAGTTATCGTTTTGAGCGCGGAGTCGATGCGCAAGCGGTGATTCGTGCGAGTGCTTTGGCCACGCAGTTGATTTTGCAGACGGCGGGCGGCAAGGCTTCGGAGACGTTGCTAGTGGCGGGCGAGGCTCCGGTGTTGACGCAGCCGGTGGTGCTGGATGAGGAGCGGGCGCGGCGTTTGATTGGCATTGCGGATCTTCCGAGGGCGGAGATGCATGCGATTTTGACTTCGTTGGGATTGGTGAAGACCTGCGAGACGGAGGTGACGTCGACCTGGACGGTGCCGAGTTATCGGAATGATTTGTTGAGGTCGGTGGATCTGGTCGAGGAACTGGCGCGGGTGATCGGGCTGGATCGGGTGCCGTCGAAAGCATCGGGCGTGTTTGTGGCGCCGCAGAGTGCGGACAAGTCCTATGATTTCATGATGCAGGTGCGTCAGGCTTTGACGAATCGTGGCTTTAATGAGGCGCAGACGTTGCGGCTGGTTTCGAAGGGGCAGTTGACGGATGTGCTGGCGGCGAAGGTGGATGCGGTGGCATTGAAAAATCCGTTAAGCGAGGATCATACGCATTTGCGGCCGGGGTTGATCCCTGGTTTGTTGATGACGGCGGGTCACAATGTCCGGCAGGGGCTGGCGACGTTGCGGTTCTTTGAGTTGGGTCGGGTGTTTTTGCTGAATCCGAATGGCAGCAGTCGAGAAGAAGAGCGGCTGTCGGTGTTGATGAGCGGTCCGGAACATGCGGTGAGCTGGAATGCGAAATCGCCTGCGGTGGCGGATATTCATGCGTTGCGCGGGGTGCTGGAATCGTTGCCGGGTCTGGCCGGGCAGGGGTTGTTGCTGGTGCCGAAGGCGGTGGACGGATGGTTGTTGAGTGCGGAGATCAAGCGTGGCAGCAAGACGCTGGGCTGGATCGCGCAGGTGGCTCCGGCGCGGGCGCGGGAATTGGACGCGAGGCATCCGATTTACGTGGCGGAGCTGGCGGTGAGTGCGTTGCA includes:
- the rpmI gene encoding 50S ribosomal protein L35, giving the protein MSKNAGIAKTRKSVSKRFKITGSGKVLRRRQGKRHLLQNKNRKRKRSLGKAVLVHETDAAAVKANMPWS
- the pheT gene encoding phenylalanine--tRNA ligase subunit beta — protein: MKTSLKWLNAHLDLGSHSIDELRDMLTFAGIEVEGIEQSGVESDKIVVAQIVSFEQHPNADRLSVCQVDDGSGKARQIVCGAKNFKAGDKVPLALPGAVLPGGIEIKEGKLRELLSQGMLCSAKELGVGEDQGGLWILEAGLKVGTPMKELVASDVIFDLEVTPNRPDLLSHTGLARELAALTGKTLVQSDEMVLPVTEKAGVAEIHLAEPTLCPFYTLRRIEGVKVGPSPEWLQSRLKSIGLRPINNIVDITNYVLFEVGQPLHAFDAAKLVVPVTIRKATEGEKLVALDGNEHALLPEDLVIADNGKALAIAGVMGGEESGVTEGTTDILLEAAYFNPSSVRRTARRLVLSTDSSYRFERGVDAQAVIRASALATQLILQTAGGKASETLLVAGEAPVLTQPVVLDEERARRLIGIADLPRAEMHAILTSLGLVKTCETEVTSTWTVPSYRNDLLRSVDLVEELARVIGLDRVPSKASGVFVAPQSADKSYDFMMQVRQALTNRGFNEAQTLRLVSKGQLTDVLAAKVDAVALKNPLSEDHTHLRPGLIPGLLMTAGHNVRQGLATLRFFELGRVFLLNPNGSSREEERLSVLMSGPEHAVSWNAKSPAVADIHALRGVLESLPGLAGQGLLLVPKAVDGWLLSAEIKRGSKTLGWIAQVAPARARELDARHPIYVAELAVSALQQGVVSAVKFSDLPRYPSVTRDVALEVAADLPHATVAAFFEKQKEPLLMGAELFDVFVDASGERLAHDKKSIAWRLTYRSSERTLATKEVDETHQRVLKALVGTVPATIR
- the rplT gene encoding 50S ribosomal protein L20, producing MSRATNAPASRKRRKRTLAKAKGFRGFRSKLFRYAKDAVRKAMSYAYRDRKVRKRDFRKLWIQRINSAARAEGLSYSRFTEGLKAAGIQLDRKVLADLAVTDGAAIKALIQQAKNALENKAKSKAAA
- a CDS encoding MFS transporter, whose amino-acid sequence is MSEGKKGAWSVLGNSVFRSLWLANVASGIGSTLHDTAAVWTMTSLTTSATLVTLMQTMSSLPLFFLALPAGALADLVDRRRVIIAAQVGSLLVTMGLVVMSAMGMLTPGVLLAVTFLLGVGVAFTMPTWQALLAELVDKKDLTGALTLGSIGVNNSRALGPLVAGVLLAASGPTAAFALNALSFVGIIAVLWRSKSPVVMKGAHAERMMGAMVTSLRFTRHSPVIQRVLLRNAGFAFFGIAPVALLPLIVRGRGLSAGDFGLLMGVYGVGGILAAFLVLPKLRAKVSADGILTAGTVLFALLAAGLSLVGNRWGMMAILLVAGGAWLTCMSTLAVAAQSAFPNWVRARSSAIFLIVVQVSLAVGAVVWGQVTAGTDAGWALRVAALGLLLTGGLGWWFKVRVSGAMGLNLTPSSHWAGHELAMEPSDGEGPVMVELEYVVKAEEVVKFQRAMSALRVVRLRDGAFRWSLFQDLDEPGRFKEVFLVGTWGEHLRQHERATADDRVIEEAVLAFHVGDGAPKARHHLMKEVRAVVL
- the pheS gene encoding phenylalanine--tRNA ligase subunit alpha, with amino-acid sequence MLDQLSALQIEALAALADIQDESALENFRVGYLGKKGSLTALSAGMREVPADQKGAVGQKLNEVRTALTAGIEEKVAAMAAAKDAASVAGIDVTLPGLPTPNGALHPLTRIRDRAIQTLRRMGFALADGPEIETEWHCFDALNTPADHPARNEKDTFYLPDGRLMRTHTSSVQIRTMESIKALPVRIIAPGAAYRRDEIDATHLSVFNQLEGLYVGRDVSLADLKGTLEYFFQEIFGPQTQVRFRPHFFPFTEPSFEIDVKLEVKGQAPKWIEIAGCGMVDPAVFEAVSKSRGDNLFDPDLVTGFAFGMGLDRLAMILHGITDIRHLIENDVRFLGQF
- a CDS encoding alginate export family protein, which produces MGCSVVSGQGWEWSFSGHARTMGESYRGLDLGLGEIEDDAWVHQRVQLMATGEWEERWLIAAELTWGDMWGRESPLGPPDQDEGDWLQVYGQRTWELGGEDEVEMRVGRQTLYYGSGRLLASREGANQRLSHDGVRVSWQRGEEMRVDGFVASPVETGPGVFDNESHQKEVMFWGVYAVMPSPLDKQGFVDGYYIGLRDEGSIFVEDGGRELRHTVGTRWWNEGVPWVYNTELIFQFGEAGGREILAGAASLGVGYVLEDVRWRPTLMLRADAISGGDDEGTLHTFHPLFQANNYFNEGGFISPSNLYNVNPVLTLKPHERVTVSFGVNFQWRFSAEDDVYGPPLQRLGGPAPDGERYLGTALNAAVIWQVRESVELALGYTHHEAGRSLVAVGGDDVEYFQASFRVAF